Proteins from a genomic interval of Chanos chanos chromosome 3, fChaCha1.1, whole genome shotgun sequence:
- the mul1 gene encoding mitochondrial ubiquitin ligase activator of NFKB 1 → MESSGRPSTAQMVLLATSSALTAVFYAIYKKKAGTVTRLKEAKKISLNQDLKNILLEAPGKCVPYAVIEGVVRSVKETLNSQFVDNCKGVIERLTLREKKMVWNRTTHLWNDCEKIIHQRTNTVPFDLASHDDTVAASVRVVRPLEASELNLETTYENFHPTVQSLSNVIGHFISGERPQGIHETEEMLRLGASVTGVGELVLDNSLVRLQPPKPGFRYFLSRLDYDSLLRKQESSLRWWRFLTVLFGLAACATLAVMLWKQYLLQRQRRKERSLLEEFKEKQRKRLQELNLQEGEVAPSACSVCLSRERSCVFLECGHVCTCDTCYHALPQPKKCPICRASIDRVVPLYNS, encoded by the exons ATGGAATCCAGTGGGAGACCTTCCACAGCCCAAATGGTGCTACTGGCAACGAGTTCAGCtttaactgctgttttttaTGCTATTTACAAAAAGAAGGCAGGGACAGTTACGCGACTTAAG GAAGCAAAGAAAATATCTCTAAATCAAGACTTGAAAAACATCCTCCTGGAGGCACCAGGAAAATGTGTGCCCTATGCTGTCATCGAAG GTGTTGTGCGGTCTGTAAAAGAAACTCTAAACAGCCAATTTGTGGATAACTGTAAGGGAGTAATTGAGAGGTTGACACTGCGGGAAAAGAAGATGGTGTGGAACCGCACCACACATCTCTG GAACGACTGTGAGAAAATCATCCACCAGCGCACCAATACTGTGCCCTTTGACCTGGCCTCCCATGATGACACTGTGGCCGCATCTGTGCGTGTGGTGCGTCCGCTGGAGGCATCTGAACTGAACTTGGAGACCACCTACGAGAACTTCCACCCCACTGTGCAGTCCCTGAGCAACGTCATCGGCCACTTCATCAGTGGTGAGCGACCACAGGGCATCCACGAGACAGAGGAGATGTTGCGACTGGGCGCTAGCGTGACTGGCGTTGGCGAATTGGTCCTGGACAACAGCCTGGTCCGCCTGCAGCCACCGAAACCGGGATTCCGTTACTTTCTGAGCCGGCTAGATTACGATTCACTGCTGAGGAAGCAGGAGAGCAGCTTGCGTTGGTGGAGGTTTCTGACGGTGCTGTTTGGCCTGGCTGCCTGTGCCACGCTGGCCGTCATGCTGTGGAAGCAGTACCTGCTGCAGCGCCAGCGTCGTAAGGAGAGGAGCTTGCTGGAGGAGTTcaaagagaagcagaggaagagacTGCAGGAGCTGAACCTGCAGGAGGGAGAGGTGGCACCCAGcgcctgcagtgtgtgtctgagtcgtGAGCGGTCTTGCGTTTTTCTAGAATGCGgccatgtgtgtacatgcgacACATGCTACCACGCCCTGCCCCAGCCGAAAAAGTGCCCCATCTGCAGGGCCAGCATAGACAGAGTAGTTCCACTCTACAACAGCTAA
- the fam43b gene encoding protein FAM43B, with protein MMPWRRSKFVLVEDDAKSKPKSLSAGLTYHSLLSSLLRSCPDLLPDYSFHWLGSIFQSKRQKVELNKEEPTYSVRYLGSVVTITAKGEGCTQEAVAKIWTRSNFGEQSAKMKLTVGSHGIRLGADKNAKKKPTHLYSLNRITYCTADPYRPKIFAWIYRHQVKNKAVVLRCHAVLVAKAEKARAIALSLYQNSTSAFSEFKRLKRQSDFRHCQQQLLGEDMVPLIPRRRLLNGQCHYQPPTDKPSSATRLCSITEEDEEEEEEQEEEERKDENLGCAETGKVDLARPDEKDLGPIVNGLDNCSIEGDEEGQMTISTLV; from the coding sequence ATGATGCCCTGGAGAAGGAGTAAGTTTGTGCTTGTGGAGGATGATGCAAAGAGCAAACCCAAGAGCCTGAGTGCTGGACTGACCTATCACTCTCTGCTATCTTCTCTGCTTCGCTCCTGTCCTGACCTGTTACCTGACTACTCCTTCCACTGGCTGGGTAGCATCTTTCAGAGCAAACGGCAGAAAGTGGAGCTCAACAAAGAGGAACCCACCTACAGTGTGCGTTACCTTGGAAGTGTTGTCACCATCACGGCAAAAGGGGAGGGCTGCACACAAGAAGCAGTGGCCAAAATCTGGACACGTAGCAACTTTGGAGAGCAGAGTGCCAAAATGAAGCTGACCGTGGGATCACATGGTATCCGTCTGGGTGCGGACAAGAATGCCAAGAAGAAGCCCACGCACCTTTACTCGCTCAACCGCATCACTTACTGCACGGCAGATCCGTACCGACCCAAGATCTTTGCGTGGATCTACCGGCACCAGGTGAAGAACAAGGCGGTGGTACTACGCTGCCACGCGGTCCTGGTGGCCAAGGCGGAGAAGGCCAGGGCGATAGCACTGAGTCTGTACCAGAACTCCACCTCCGCCTTCAGTGAGTTCAAACGCCTCAAACGCCAGAGCGACTTCCGGCACTGCCAGCAGCAGCTTCTGGGGGAGGACATGGTTCCCCTCATCCCTAGACGGAGGCTCCTAAATGGACAGTGCCACTATCAGCCTCCGACTGACAAGCCCAGCAGTGCCACCCGCCTCTGCTCCATCActgaggaggatgaagaagaggaggaggagcaagaagaggaagagaggaaagacgAGAACTTGGGCTGTGCGGAAACAGGGAAGGTTGACCTGGCTCGGCCAGATGAGAAGGACCTGGGACCAATTGTTAACGGACTGGACAATTGCTCCATTGAGGGTGATGAGGAGGGACAGATGACAATCAGCACGCTGGTGTGA